A genomic window from Brevibacillus agri includes:
- a CDS encoding cupin domain-containing protein: protein MNRQRASSREPPNRFSFLFVALYNLFELDPGASYLSMPHNDGVYEYISVSAGRFALKIKEETFRLGEGDAIRFTGNVPHAYSNDGEQPL from the coding sequence GTGAACAGACAGCGGGCGAGCAGCAGGGAGCCGCCCAACCGCTTTTCTTTTCTGTTTGTTGCGTTATATAATCTGTTCGAGCTGGACCCGGGCGCGAGCTATCTCTCCATGCCGCACAATGACGGTGTTTACGAGTATATAAGCGTCAGCGCCGGACGGTTTGCCTTGAAAATCAAGGAAGAGACGTTTCGCCTCGGCGAAGGGGACGCGATTCGCTTCACGGGCAACGTCCCCCACGCGTACAGCAATGACGGCGAACAGCCGCTATGA
- a CDS encoding response regulator transcription factor: MNQAKILLIEDEKKIARLLKLELEYEGYEVKTAEDGATGLEWFKSEPWDLVLLDVMIPQLSGMEVLRRIRASDSVTPVILVTARDSLPDKVSGLDLGANDYITKPFAIEELLARIRACLRVAAGVRKKEEEEAPLKVGDLFIDEKKRIVMRGETVVELTPREFDLLVYLARHVNQVLDREQILTEVWGYDYYGDTNVVDVYIRYLRKKLDDPAHPPLIQTVRGIGYALKE, encoded by the coding sequence ATGAACCAGGCCAAAATATTACTGATCGAAGACGAGAAAAAAATCGCCCGTCTCCTGAAGCTGGAGCTGGAGTACGAAGGCTATGAAGTGAAGACGGCCGAGGACGGGGCAACCGGACTGGAGTGGTTCAAAAGCGAGCCGTGGGATTTGGTCTTGCTGGACGTGATGATTCCGCAGCTCAGCGGGATGGAGGTGCTCAGGCGCATTCGCGCATCGGACAGCGTCACTCCGGTGATTCTGGTCACCGCCCGGGATTCGCTTCCCGACAAAGTGAGCGGCCTCGACTTGGGAGCCAACGACTACATTACGAAGCCGTTTGCCATCGAGGAGTTGTTGGCGAGAATCCGCGCCTGCCTGCGTGTGGCGGCGGGCGTCAGGAAAAAGGAAGAAGAAGAGGCGCCGCTCAAGGTCGGCGATCTTTTTATCGATGAAAAAAAGCGGATCGTCATGCGCGGGGAAACGGTGGTGGAGCTGACGCCGCGGGAGTTCGACCTGCTCGTCTACCTGGCCAGGCACGTCAATCAGGTGCTGGACAGGGAGCAAATTTTGACGGAGGTATGGGGCTATGACTACTACGGCGACACCAACGTCGTCGACGTGTACATCCGGTATTTGCGCAAAAAGCTGGACGATCCTGCCCATCCGCCGCTGATCCAGACGGTGCGCGGAATCGGCTACGCGCTGAAGGAGTAA
- a CDS encoding sigma-54 interaction domain-containing protein: protein MLFWAEKSHEHLIALDESRTVVFATRLAGERFGIRAGMTLDEHWQDALRKDWTFEEQTTEGAAPMWIYLLRRRPASSPAQQQPTLFPAIATKSPLYQKQLQTARIAAHSLSHTLLLGETGSGKEVLARAIHDASPRKNGPFVAVNIASLPKDLIASELFGYADGAFTGAKKGGQPGKFEAASHGTLFLDEIGEMTLELQVLLLRVLEERKITRLGSHTEKELDVRIIAATNRFLEDDVQNGLFRADLYYRLNVLQIRIPPLRERKEDIASLAEQFLHQLHEQYEGGPTQLRETAMTALHRHSWPGNVRELRNVLERAFLHAFPDPQISVQHLPPDWTWLGQNEADAQADHSPLLRTLERETIQQAIREAPSISAAAKKLGIARSTLYRKMSELAIGPCSESHV, encoded by the coding sequence TTGCTTTTTTGGGCCGAAAAAAGTCACGAGCACCTCATCGCCCTCGACGAGTCCCGGACAGTCGTGTTTGCCACCCGGCTTGCTGGCGAACGATTCGGCATCCGCGCCGGGATGACGCTGGACGAACATTGGCAAGATGCGCTGCGAAAAGACTGGACCTTTGAGGAACAGACAACAGAAGGAGCTGCCCCTATGTGGATTTATCTTCTTCGCCGACGCCCTGCTTCCTCGCCCGCCCAGCAACAACCGACACTTTTCCCAGCCATCGCCACGAAAAGCCCGCTGTACCAAAAACAGTTGCAGACGGCGCGAATCGCCGCCCACTCGCTCTCCCATACGCTGCTCCTGGGCGAAACAGGCTCCGGCAAAGAAGTGCTGGCCAGAGCCATTCACGACGCCAGCCCGCGCAAAAACGGGCCGTTTGTCGCAGTCAATATCGCTTCGCTCCCCAAAGATTTGATTGCGAGCGAGCTGTTTGGCTACGCAGACGGCGCTTTTACCGGGGCCAAAAAAGGAGGGCAGCCCGGCAAATTTGAAGCCGCCAGCCACGGTACGCTGTTCCTCGATGAGATCGGGGAAATGACGCTGGAGCTGCAAGTCTTGCTGCTGCGTGTGCTGGAGGAACGGAAAATTACGCGGCTTGGCTCGCACACCGAAAAAGAGCTGGACGTGCGGATCATCGCCGCCACAAACCGCTTTCTGGAGGACGATGTGCAAAACGGCCTGTTTCGCGCGGACCTTTACTACCGCTTGAATGTGCTGCAAATTCGCATCCCGCCGCTGCGCGAGCGAAAGGAAGACATCGCCTCTTTGGCAGAGCAGTTTCTCCACCAGTTGCACGAGCAATACGAGGGCGGCCCCACGCAACTGCGCGAAACAGCCATGACCGCCCTGCATCGCCATTCCTGGCCGGGAAATGTGCGCGAGTTGCGCAATGTGCTGGAGCGCGCCTTTTTGCATGCCTTCCCCGACCCGCAAATTTCGGTTCAGCATCTCCCGCCTGATTGGACATGGCTCGGGCAGAACGAAGCGGACGCGCAGGCAGACCATTCGCCTCTGTTGCGCACGTTGGAGCGGGAAACGATCCAGCAAGCGATCCGCGAAGCCCCTTCCATCAGCGCCGCCGCGAAAAAGCTCGGCATCGCCCGCAGCACGCTGTACCGCAAGATGAGCGAGCTTGCCATTGGGCCGTGCAGCGAAAGCCATGTGTGA
- a CDS encoding IS110 family transposase, whose protein sequence is MKQKQNQRITRITEKTLVVGADIAKKIHVARAVDFRGIELGKECVFHNDQEGLTKLAAWMKELGRIHEKTDIVFGIEPTEHYWFPLAAFLKEQDIRVVVVNPHHVNKSKELEDNSQTKSDYKDAKVIADLIRSGKYSEPNLPTKEYAELRILMNFREKVMVSLNQVKARITNWFDRYFPEYPQVFKDWEGKASLMTMRQFPTPEEIVSIGARGVLTHWKTEIKRGVGIKRAEQLYAAATVSIGLTEGLTAARIELAALLQQYDLYCKQEESIMTEVLQILEKIPGTKQMLSIPGIGILTVAGFLAEVGDLNNYDHGQQIIRLAGLNLTENSSGKRKGKTGISKRGRSRLRGILFRCMLPMVAKNKEFKALHEYYTTRSQNPLKKKQSIIALCGKLVRVLYALGTKQKEYNANEVLGPIRQAQLQQSAA, encoded by the coding sequence CTGAAACAGAAACAGAATCAACGGATTACACGAATTACCGAAAAAACACTGGTTGTTGGCGCGGACATCGCCAAAAAGATTCATGTAGCTCGAGCCGTGGATTTCCGAGGCATTGAGCTTGGGAAAGAATGTGTGTTCCACAACGATCAGGAGGGGCTAACGAAACTGGCTGCGTGGATGAAGGAGCTTGGCCGGATACATGAGAAAACCGACATCGTATTTGGCATCGAGCCTACCGAACACTACTGGTTCCCGTTAGCGGCATTTTTGAAGGAGCAAGACATCAGGGTCGTCGTCGTGAATCCGCACCATGTGAACAAGAGCAAAGAACTTGAGGACAACTCGCAGACCAAGAGCGACTACAAGGATGCGAAGGTCATTGCCGACCTGATTCGGAGCGGGAAATATTCAGAGCCCAATTTGCCGACCAAGGAATATGCAGAGCTACGCATTCTGATGAATTTTCGGGAGAAGGTCATGGTGAGCTTGAATCAAGTGAAAGCTCGGATTACAAACTGGTTTGACCGCTACTTTCCGGAGTATCCACAAGTGTTTAAGGACTGGGAAGGCAAGGCATCACTGATGACCATGCGCCAGTTTCCCACTCCAGAGGAGATTGTCTCGATAGGCGCCAGAGGCGTTCTCACACATTGGAAGACGGAAATCAAGCGTGGGGTGGGCATCAAGAGAGCGGAGCAGCTCTATGCTGCCGCTACGGTCTCTATCGGGCTTACCGAGGGGCTGACAGCTGCCCGAATCGAGCTTGCCGCCTTGCTGCAGCAGTACGATCTGTACTGCAAGCAAGAAGAAAGCATTATGACGGAAGTCCTGCAGATTCTGGAGAAGATCCCCGGAACGAAGCAAATGCTGAGCATCCCAGGGATTGGCATTCTGACCGTCGCCGGCTTCTTGGCGGAGGTTGGCGATCTGAACAACTACGACCATGGACAGCAGATCATCCGTCTGGCTGGGCTGAATCTGACGGAGAACAGCTCTGGAAAACGTAAGGGAAAGACCGGAATCAGCAAGCGGGGGCGCTCTCGCCTAAGAGGCATCTTGTTCCGCTGCATGCTGCCGATGGTAGCCAAAAACAAAGAGTTTAAAGCGCTCCACGAGTATTATACAACGCGTAGTCAAAATCCGCTCAAGAAGAAGCAATCGATTATCGCCTTATGTGGAAAACTGGTTCGCGTCCTCTATGCACTGGGGACAAAGCAGAAAGAGTATAACGCAAACGAAGTATTGGGGCCGATTCGACAAGCCCAGCTACAACAAAGTGCTGCATAA
- a CDS encoding sensor histidine kinase, with protein MTIRSKIHLFSTVWLVLTLCLINTSIYWLFYKQTTDLELERLQLQTENIAQRLHEAGSQAEPAELLQAYLSPIDMIRIVNAESRAVVTATKELAYGKWPPAFSPQETYRIEEKDGVLYAIGQMPLIAGDGSVMSMEVTTALPQVQETMQVLLVVLLIASLVVLLPSFWAGKMLGNLIVGPINSLIRTMEEIQRKGQFKKLELPARSNDELYQMGNTFNKMMDILQQHFVKQQQFVLDASHELKTPLTVIEGYATMLKRWGMNKPELLEESVEAIYSEAVRMKKLTRQMLMLANPDEESNLDVQAVDVEKLCEETSKWMRRTYEQEIRVEAQTPGIHVLADEQRLKQLLVILLDNALTYSTEAIRVEIAEQADTVTLSVIDQGVGIPPEDLAHIFDRFYRVDKARARDTGGTGLGLSIAKRIVDVHGGRLDVRSEVGVGSAFTVTLPSATQKKAGESE; from the coding sequence ATGACGATTCGCAGCAAAATCCATCTGTTCTCGACGGTGTGGCTCGTGCTGACTTTATGTCTCATCAACACGTCGATTTACTGGCTGTTTTACAAACAAACGACCGACCTGGAATTGGAAAGACTGCAACTCCAGACCGAAAACATCGCACAGCGGCTGCATGAAGCGGGCAGTCAGGCCGAGCCGGCCGAGCTGTTGCAGGCGTATTTGTCCCCGATCGACATGATCCGCATCGTAAACGCCGAGTCCCGCGCAGTGGTGACGGCGACGAAGGAGCTGGCCTACGGCAAGTGGCCGCCTGCGTTCAGCCCGCAAGAAACGTACCGGATCGAGGAAAAAGACGGCGTGCTCTACGCCATCGGGCAGATGCCGCTGATCGCGGGAGACGGCAGCGTCATGTCGATGGAGGTGACGACGGCCTTGCCGCAGGTGCAGGAGACGATGCAGGTGCTGCTCGTCGTGCTCTTGATCGCTTCACTTGTCGTGCTCTTGCCTTCGTTTTGGGCGGGCAAAATGCTCGGCAACCTCATCGTCGGACCGATCAACTCGCTCATTCGCACGATGGAAGAAATCCAGCGCAAAGGCCAGTTCAAAAAGCTGGAGCTGCCGGCCAGATCAAACGACGAGCTGTACCAGATGGGAAACACGTTCAACAAAATGATGGATATTTTGCAGCAACATTTTGTCAAGCAGCAGCAATTTGTGCTGGACGCGTCCCACGAGTTGAAGACGCCGCTCACCGTGATCGAAGGCTATGCGACGATGCTGAAAAGATGGGGCATGAACAAGCCGGAGCTGTTGGAAGAATCCGTCGAGGCTATCTACTCGGAAGCTGTGCGGATGAAAAAGCTGACCCGGCAAATGCTGATGCTGGCGAACCCGGACGAGGAGTCGAATCTGGACGTGCAGGCGGTAGATGTGGAAAAGCTGTGCGAGGAGACGAGCAAATGGATGCGGCGCACCTACGAGCAGGAGATTCGCGTCGAGGCGCAAACGCCGGGGATTCACGTGCTCGCCGACGAGCAGCGGCTCAAGCAGTTGCTGGTCATTTTGCTCGACAATGCGCTGACCTACAGCACGGAGGCGATCCGGGTAGAGATTGCCGAGCAGGCGGACACGGTGACGCTGTCTGTGATCGATCAAGGGGTGGGCATCCCGCCGGAAGACCTTGCCCACATTTTCGACCGTTTTTACCGGGTGGACAAAGCGCGCGCACGCGATACAGGCGGCACAGGGCTCGGCCTGTCGATCGCCAAGCGGATTGTCGACGTGCACGGCGGCAGGCTGGATGTGCGCAGTGAGGTCGGGGTAGGCAGCGCGTTTACCGTGACATTGCCGAGTGCGACCCAAAAGAAAGCGGGGGAGAGCGAATGA
- a CDS encoding manganese-dependent inorganic pyrophosphatase → MEKKLIFGHKNPDTDSICSALVYADLKTKLGANVEPVRLGVISSETAFVLNYFQVKEPRLVETVANEVNEVILVDHNERQQSANDIEQVQVVEVIDHHRIANFETSNPLYFRAEPVGCTTTILKKMYKENGVEIPKDIAGLMLSAIISDTLLLKSPTCTEQDVAAAHELAEIAGVDLQAYGLEMLKAGADLSDKTIAQLLSLDAKEFQMGNAKVEIAQVNAVDVNDVLARQGELEAAISAIIADKGLDLFVFVVTDILNNDSVALALGTATQAVEKAYNVTLVDNKAVLKGVVSRKKQIVPVLTDTFQAL, encoded by the coding sequence ATGGAAAAAAAGCTAATCTTCGGTCATAAAAATCCAGATACGGATTCCATTTGCTCGGCGCTCGTCTACGCTGATCTGAAAACGAAGCTCGGCGCAAACGTAGAGCCGGTTCGCCTCGGTGTCATCAGCAGCGAGACGGCGTTCGTCCTGAACTACTTCCAGGTAAAAGAGCCTCGCCTCGTGGAAACCGTGGCGAACGAAGTCAACGAAGTAATCCTCGTGGACCACAACGAGCGTCAACAGAGCGCAAACGACATCGAGCAGGTGCAAGTAGTCGAGGTAATTGACCATCATCGCATCGCGAACTTCGAGACAAGCAATCCGCTGTACTTCCGCGCGGAGCCTGTCGGCTGCACCACGACCATCTTGAAAAAAATGTACAAAGAAAACGGCGTGGAGATTCCAAAAGACATCGCGGGTCTGATGCTGTCCGCGATCATTTCCGACACGCTGCTGCTGAAATCCCCGACCTGCACAGAGCAAGACGTAGCCGCTGCCCATGAACTGGCGGAAATCGCAGGTGTGGACCTGCAAGCGTACGGACTGGAAATGCTCAAGGCAGGCGCAGATTTGAGCGACAAAACCATCGCCCAACTGCTCTCCCTCGATGCCAAAGAATTTCAAATGGGCAACGCGAAAGTGGAAATCGCCCAAGTCAACGCAGTAGACGTCAATGACGTGCTGGCTCGCCAAGGCGAACTGGAAGCGGCTATTTCCGCCATCATCGCGGACAAAGGTCTGGACCTGTTCGTGTTCGTCGTAACCGACATCCTGAACAACGACTCTGTGGCGCTGGCGCTCGGTACGGCTACACAAGCGGTAGAAAAGGCGTACAACGTCACGCTGGTTGACAACAAAGCCGTTCTCAAAGGAGTCGTTTCCCGCAAGAAGCAGATCGTGCCTGTATTGACAGATACATTCCAGGCTCTCTAA
- a CDS encoding MerR family transcriptional regulator: MEYTVQKLGLLAGVSTRTLRYYDEIGLLKPARINSSGYRIYGQAEVDRLQQILFYRELGVSLEEIKEIVSSPTFDAVQALREHRAKLLDKRAQLDRLIANVDLTLAQREGTKTMTDKQKFEGFKQQLIDDNEKQYGQEIRAKYGDEQVDRSNRKFKEMTEEEYNRLEQLNAELHKTLEEAFATGDPGSELAQKAADLHRQWLTFYWDSYSKEAHAGVAQMYVDDPRFTAYYDKTQPGLAAFLRDAVVIYTQA; the protein is encoded by the coding sequence ATGGAATATACGGTGCAAAAGCTGGGTCTCCTGGCGGGCGTCAGTACCCGGACGCTCCGATACTACGATGAGATTGGCCTTCTCAAGCCGGCGAGAATCAATTCATCCGGGTATCGTATTTACGGGCAGGCAGAAGTGGATCGCTTGCAGCAAATCTTGTTCTACCGCGAGTTGGGTGTGAGCTTGGAGGAGATCAAGGAAATTGTCAGCTCGCCGACCTTCGACGCCGTCCAGGCACTGCGGGAGCACCGCGCGAAGCTGCTGGACAAACGGGCTCAGCTCGATCGGCTGATCGCCAATGTCGATCTAACCTTAGCGCAAAGAGAGGGGACGAAAACGATGACGGACAAACAAAAATTCGAAGGCTTCAAGCAGCAACTGATTGATGACAACGAGAAGCAGTACGGGCAAGAAATTCGCGCCAAATACGGCGACGAGCAGGTGGACCGTTCCAACCGGAAATTCAAGGAAATGACCGAGGAAGAGTACAACCGGCTTGAGCAGTTGAACGCAGAGTTGCACAAGACGCTGGAAGAGGCGTTTGCCACGGGAGATCCGGGCAGTGAGCTTGCGCAGAAAGCGGCCGACCTGCATCGCCAGTGGCTGACGTTTTACTGGGACAGTTACAGCAAGGAAGCGCACGCCGGGGTGGCGCAAATGTATGTGGACGACCCGCGCTTCACCGCCTACTACGATAAAACCCAGCCGGGACTGGCGGCGTTTCTCCGCGATGCGGTCGTGATTTATACGCAAGCGTAG
- a CDS encoding PepSY domain-containing protein: MKRNHAIGMIGLALVAGAVFGVSQLAAGEQDKKRTSEEITKSLEARYGKAKTAFELTTEDGREVYAGTVENQTGTYRVQADALTGQVTHITLLSAKPRPQPASAETAPQTAEEGGSRPASPAPTSEIAKSGISLDRAREIALQQVAGTFDGIEVEQKDGMAVYEVEVVTAENREVKVAVDPLTGQVLSIMWED, encoded by the coding sequence ATGAAGCGAAACCATGCGATCGGGATGATCGGACTGGCGCTGGTGGCGGGAGCCGTGTTCGGCGTGTCGCAGCTTGCGGCAGGCGAGCAGGACAAGAAACGCACGAGCGAAGAAATCACGAAGTCGCTGGAAGCCAGATACGGCAAGGCGAAGACAGCTTTTGAGCTGACGACAGAGGACGGCAGGGAGGTCTACGCGGGGACAGTGGAAAATCAAACCGGAACGTATCGCGTGCAAGCGGATGCGCTCACCGGACAAGTCACCCACATTACGCTGCTGTCGGCAAAGCCCAGGCCGCAGCCTGCTTCCGCAGAAACAGCGCCGCAGACAGCGGAGGAAGGCGGCAGCCGCCCGGCTTCGCCAGCGCCAACTAGCGAGATTGCCAAAAGCGGCATTTCCCTCGACCGGGCGCGAGAAATCGCTTTGCAACAAGTAGCCGGGACGTTTGACGGCATCGAGGTGGAGCAGAAGGATGGGATGGCCGTCTACGAGGTAGAGGTCGTCACCGCCGAAAACCGGGAAGTGAAGGTCGCCGTCGACCCGCTCACCGGACAAGTGCTGTCGATCATGTGGGAGGACTAA
- the tnpB gene encoding IS66 family insertion sequence element accessory protein TnpB (TnpB, as the term is used for proteins encoded by IS66 family insertion elements, is considered an accessory protein, since TnpC, encoded by a neighboring gene, is a DDE family transposase.) encodes MLNSIQIDRVYLACGFTDLRKSIDGLAALVQEGFRLDPFSPCLFVFCNRDRNKLKILYWEHNGFWLFYRRLERGTFQWPTGNGEPVTVSSRELRWLLDGLSLSQRQAHPPVTACTVI; translated from the coding sequence ATGCTGAACTCCATCCAGATTGATCGGGTCTATCTGGCATGCGGCTTCACCGATCTGCGAAAATCCATTGACGGTCTGGCGGCGCTCGTGCAAGAAGGATTCAGGCTTGATCCCTTCTCCCCGTGCCTGTTCGTGTTCTGCAATCGTGACCGCAACAAGCTCAAGATCCTGTACTGGGAGCATAACGGCTTCTGGCTCTTCTACCGCCGTCTTGAACGCGGGACGTTCCAGTGGCCAACCGGCAATGGAGAGCCGGTAACGGTCTCCAGCCGTGAGCTGCGCTGGTTGCTGGATGGACTTTCCCTGAGCCAGAGGCAAGCGCATCCACCAGTCACTGCCTGTACGGTCATCTAA
- a CDS encoding TetR/AcrR family transcriptional regulator, with the protein MPRISKDPLVRRNEILDTAEALFNRVGYEKTSTIDIAKTMQVAQGTLYYYFESKDALASALIARQLEQIREHYARIARAPHLTAYEKIAWVFVYELDAPTGHVENFKYLQHDNNAVLRQKLYIQTICKFTPILTEIIVQGNREQRFRVANPALAAEFFLSTLHHWADSALFKWTPEERRLRLQAIQPIFENLFGVAPGSFALEALRAAARGIALDN; encoded by the coding sequence ATGCCAAGAATTTCGAAAGATCCTCTCGTCCGCCGCAATGAAATTCTCGACACTGCCGAAGCCTTGTTCAACCGGGTTGGCTATGAAAAAACATCCACGATCGACATTGCCAAAACGATGCAGGTCGCGCAGGGGACGCTGTACTATTACTTTGAATCCAAGGACGCTCTCGCCAGCGCCCTGATCGCGCGGCAACTGGAGCAAATCCGGGAGCACTATGCGCGGATTGCCCGCGCCCCACACCTTACCGCCTACGAAAAAATCGCCTGGGTGTTCGTCTACGAGCTGGACGCTCCGACCGGGCATGTGGAAAACTTCAAATATTTGCAGCATGACAACAACGCCGTACTCCGGCAAAAACTGTACATCCAAACCATTTGCAAGTTCACGCCGATCTTGACGGAAATCATCGTCCAGGGCAACCGTGAACAGCGGTTTCGCGTCGCCAATCCGGCGCTTGCTGCCGAGTTTTTTCTCAGCACCTTGCACCATTGGGCGGACTCGGCCCTGTTCAAATGGACGCCCGAAGAACGCCGCCTGCGTCTGCAGGCGATCCAGCCGATTTTTGAAAACTTGTTTGGGGTCGCGCCAGGCTCGTTTGCGCTGGAAGCACTTCGCGCCGCCGCGCGCGGCATTGCGCTGGACAACTGA
- a CDS encoding GrpB family protein yields the protein MRKVEVHPYDPRWQALFAAEAELLRQVFQDNLIQIHHIGSTAVPGLKAKPIIDLLPVVRDIGRVDETNEQMRSLGYLPKGEFGLPGRRYFAKGGDERTHHVHVYEQDHPAIRRHLAFRDYLRAHPDCARLYGELKEQLAERFPYDAASYVAGKHELAWSLEQKALAWKARGAN from the coding sequence ATGCGAAAAGTCGAAGTCCACCCCTACGATCCGCGCTGGCAAGCCTTGTTTGCCGCGGAAGCCGAGCTGCTGCGCCAAGTATTCCAGGACAACCTCATACAGATTCATCACATCGGCAGTACAGCCGTGCCCGGGCTGAAAGCAAAGCCGATCATCGACCTGTTGCCAGTCGTGCGCGATATCGGGCGCGTCGATGAGACAAACGAACAGATGCGCTCGCTAGGCTACTTGCCAAAAGGCGAGTTCGGCTTGCCCGGCAGACGGTATTTTGCCAAAGGCGGCGACGAGCGCACCCATCACGTCCACGTTTACGAGCAAGACCATCCGGCGATTCGACGCCATCTGGCGTTTCGCGATTACTTGCGCGCCCATCCTGACTGTGCCCGGCTGTACGGGGAGCTGAAGGAGCAGTTGGCAGAGCGCTTCCCGTACGACGCTGCCAGCTATGTCGCAGGCAAGCATGAGCTGGCCTGGTCTCTGGAGCAAAAGGCGCTGGCCTGGAAAGCGCGTGGCGCCAACTAA
- a CDS encoding PepSY domain-containing protein, which produces MKRNVIMIAAGAIVVGSLGASAMAKTYQHNPQPNQQPTSFNYLHVDDDVPFGWEKQIRITSEQAQKLALGVQPGVIKEWKLDRAGKTLVYKAEIFHNYREIDVYVDAVTGEVWRENDPVRKQKTVKITVEEAKKIALSKVNGSIKKIKLDEDDGYYIYEVEVRTGNRQEAEMDISATTGEILSMEWDD; this is translated from the coding sequence ATGAAGAGAAACGTCATTATGATAGCAGCAGGTGCAATCGTCGTGGGGAGCCTTGGCGCGTCAGCCATGGCGAAGACATACCAGCACAATCCTCAGCCGAACCAGCAGCCGACCAGCTTCAACTATTTGCACGTGGATGACGACGTTCCGTTCGGTTGGGAAAAGCAAATCCGCATCACGTCTGAGCAGGCGCAAAAACTGGCCCTGGGCGTCCAGCCTGGCGTCATCAAGGAATGGAAGCTGGACCGCGCGGGAAAAACGCTTGTGTACAAGGCGGAGATTTTCCACAACTACCGTGAGATCGACGTCTACGTCGACGCGGTAACGGGCGAGGTTTGGCGCGAGAACGATCCGGTGCGCAAGCAGAAAACGGTGAAGATCACTGTGGAGGAAGCGAAAAAAATCGCGTTGTCCAAAGTAAACGGAAGCATCAAAAAAATCAAGCTGGACGAAGACGACGGCTACTACATCTACGAGGTAGAGGTCCGCACAGGCAACAGACAGGAAGCCGAGATGGACATATCGGCTACGACTGGCGAGATTTTGAGCATGGAGTGGGACGACTAA
- the tnpA gene encoding IS66 family insertion sequence element accessory protein TnpA, whose amino-acid sequence MKQTDLREQWEARINDYRASGLTAEKWCAENEVTTRQLWYWLRKFRDSKESSVRPPQWVPVNVHQPQENTESLLLVKVGAAVIEIRPGYNPVLLSDVVRTLQALC is encoded by the coding sequence ATGAAGCAAACGGATCTCCGTGAACAGTGGGAGGCACGAATCAACGATTATCGCGCCAGTGGCCTTACCGCTGAGAAATGGTGCGCTGAAAATGAAGTTACCACCAGACAGCTATGGTATTGGCTGCGGAAATTTCGGGATTCAAAAGAATCCTCTGTTCGTCCCCCGCAGTGGGTCCCAGTTAACGTGCACCAACCGCAGGAGAACACAGAATCTCTGTTACTGGTCAAAGTGGGTGCGGCCGTGATTGAAATCCGCCCCGGCTACAACCCCGTACTCCTGTCCGACGTGGTTCGGACGCTCCAGGCCTTATGCTGA